From Thalassoglobus sp. JC818, the proteins below share one genomic window:
- a CDS encoding UvrD-helicase domain-containing protein, translating into MNRTKQGSLFSDSTPTAGGFNGLDGSGLTIPAEEQRLMIRASAGTGKTFQLANRFVSLLRTSPPDRILASTFTRKAAGEILDRILLRLAKAVISEDDFHSLQEFAGDPKLQREECARLLTNLTSHLHRLRVGTLDGFFSRLATCFSLELQLPPNWRMIDDLEASQLREEAINSVLHAGEVQELRTLVTQIASGNPGRSVHSVILDAIGDFYGIYCDSTGEAWRPFGDLKPPSQAEWDAATERLLTLPLSEKRLETARQGDLKRVENQDWAGMLSSGLLMKAVNDETYYRKPLPDDLKQVYLEIFALIRRHELFIWGRKTEATYELIEKFDVEYRRLKRQRGGLEFNDVTRCLAQSLGEKATSDLTHRLDGRIDHLLLDEFQDTSPDQWNVLYPFARDAVGADGKSFFCVGDAKQAIYGWRGGEAAIFDTLASQLSGLTQKPLNKSFRSSPVVIDAVNQIFRGMIAHDNFDREMKTIQNWSGAFPEHATARTELPGHFCLRTSPDKNEDGEDLRGQLFEYVAQLAKETLEKHPQGTIGILTRKNDAIGQIIFELNRLGVDASEEGGNPLTDSAAVQLLLSLFQLADHPGHTIALFHVANSPLGRIVNLSPDDSEEDVHRFAERLREKLVQRGYGDFISSLVPQLAVHCSRRELRRLIQMTSLADQFDTLPHTLRPSEFVEFIENQKVKEPTDSRVRVMSIHQSKGLQFDTVIFAEADGSWSTPAPKFYSLRSHPTEPAEVVVTARRLEDQPLFPTGVRRAFEQTIERDITGQLCLLYVALTRAIHNLQVVVQPCKPTSKESSLPKTFAGILRAALAPDKRRTPETILYESGDPNWFAGLARKVEKPKDKPALQTLTKVEFVKKSTVRNLARVSPSQSKKSPRVPMKTVLPTTKSRGRERGTLIHAWMEQVVWIENQPPEDVMRRSSIAYSFSSQELDGVYADFLRMLQRSEVRKLLSDAEYRASVYSLFPEKLQETIQSKDVVIEVRNERRFSVPDRNGLLVGSLDRLVTFRVDGQVVAADIIDFKTDGIGNDVIEFEDRMQVYRPQLRSYRRAVEKLYGIPQECIAARIVLLAAGRVIEVDP; encoded by the coding sequence ATGAACCGGACAAAACAGGGCTCACTCTTTTCTGACTCAACACCGACAGCTGGGGGATTCAATGGCCTGGATGGATCGGGGCTCACCATCCCTGCGGAAGAGCAGCGGCTGATGATTCGAGCTTCGGCCGGAACCGGGAAGACCTTTCAACTGGCGAACCGTTTCGTATCACTGCTTCGAACGTCTCCGCCCGACCGAATTCTCGCATCAACATTCACTCGAAAAGCCGCCGGGGAGATTCTCGATCGCATTCTCTTACGTCTCGCGAAAGCAGTCATTTCAGAAGATGATTTTCATTCCCTCCAGGAATTTGCTGGCGATCCGAAACTTCAACGAGAAGAGTGTGCCAGGCTTTTGACGAACCTCACGAGCCATCTTCATCGCCTCCGCGTTGGCACGCTCGACGGATTCTTCTCAAGGCTCGCAACGTGTTTCTCACTGGAGCTGCAGCTGCCTCCGAATTGGCGAATGATCGACGACCTCGAGGCTTCGCAGCTTCGGGAAGAAGCGATCAATTCGGTGCTGCATGCAGGTGAAGTTCAAGAACTGCGAACACTGGTGACGCAGATTGCTTCTGGAAATCCCGGAAGAAGTGTCCACTCTGTGATCCTGGATGCGATCGGCGACTTTTACGGTATTTATTGTGATTCCACCGGTGAAGCTTGGCGACCGTTTGGTGATCTGAAACCGCCATCACAAGCAGAGTGGGATGCCGCTACCGAACGTCTGCTCACTCTTCCGCTGAGTGAAAAACGTCTTGAGACTGCACGTCAGGGCGACCTGAAACGCGTGGAGAATCAGGACTGGGCGGGAATGTTGTCGAGCGGTCTGCTCATGAAGGCCGTCAACGATGAGACCTATTATCGCAAACCCTTGCCGGACGATTTGAAGCAGGTTTATCTCGAAATCTTCGCATTGATCCGCCGGCACGAACTCTTCATCTGGGGACGCAAGACAGAAGCGACCTACGAGTTGATCGAAAAGTTTGACGTCGAATACCGCCGCCTGAAACGACAGCGAGGAGGGTTAGAATTCAACGATGTGACGCGCTGTTTGGCTCAGTCGCTCGGAGAAAAGGCGACATCAGATCTCACCCATCGCCTCGACGGGCGCATCGATCACCTTCTCCTCGACGAGTTTCAAGACACTTCCCCGGATCAGTGGAATGTCCTGTATCCCTTCGCACGTGATGCAGTCGGGGCTGACGGAAAGTCGTTCTTTTGCGTCGGCGATGCAAAGCAGGCGATTTACGGATGGCGTGGGGGTGAGGCTGCCATTTTCGACACGCTCGCTTCGCAACTCAGCGGTCTCACACAGAAACCACTCAATAAAAGTTTCCGGTCATCGCCGGTTGTCATTGACGCTGTGAATCAAATTTTCCGTGGGATGATTGCTCACGACAATTTTGATCGTGAGATGAAGACCATTCAAAATTGGTCAGGTGCGTTCCCCGAACATGCGACAGCACGCACGGAGCTCCCGGGACATTTTTGTTTGCGAACGTCTCCCGACAAAAACGAAGACGGCGAAGATCTGCGAGGACAACTGTTCGAGTACGTCGCTCAGTTGGCGAAAGAGACGCTCGAAAAGCATCCACAGGGAACGATTGGGATTCTCACGCGAAAGAACGACGCCATTGGCCAGATCATTTTTGAACTTAATCGACTCGGAGTTGATGCGAGTGAAGAAGGCGGAAACCCGCTCACAGATTCGGCAGCGGTTCAATTGCTGTTGTCGCTGTTTCAACTGGCGGATCATCCCGGGCATACAATTGCACTGTTTCACGTGGCCAATTCGCCGTTGGGGCGAATTGTCAATCTGTCGCCTGATGACAGTGAGGAAGATGTTCATCGATTCGCGGAACGACTGCGTGAAAAACTGGTTCAGCGGGGATATGGAGATTTCATTTCATCTCTCGTTCCACAACTTGCGGTGCACTGTAGCCGTCGAGAACTTCGTCGACTCATTCAAATGACCAGTTTGGCGGACCAGTTCGACACGTTACCACATACGCTTCGACCGAGTGAGTTCGTCGAATTCATTGAGAATCAGAAAGTCAAAGAACCGACAGATTCCCGAGTTCGGGTGATGAGTATTCATCAATCGAAAGGATTGCAATTCGACACGGTGATTTTTGCGGAGGCGGATGGTTCCTGGTCGACGCCGGCACCGAAATTTTATTCGCTTCGTTCGCATCCCACCGAGCCTGCTGAAGTCGTCGTGACCGCTCGACGTCTGGAAGATCAACCGTTGTTCCCGACCGGCGTTCGTCGTGCTTTCGAACAGACGATCGAACGCGATATCACCGGGCAACTTTGTCTTCTCTATGTGGCATTAACGCGAGCCATCCATAATCTGCAGGTCGTGGTTCAACCCTGTAAGCCAACGAGCAAGGAAAGCTCTCTGCCAAAGACATTTGCGGGAATTCTACGGGCTGCCCTCGCTCCTGACAAACGGCGAACTCCTGAAACCATTCTGTACGAATCCGGTGATCCCAATTGGTTCGCAGGTCTTGCCAGGAAGGTCGAGAAGCCCAAAGACAAACCTGCACTTCAAACTCTGACGAAAGTTGAGTTCGTCAAAAAGTCGACTGTTCGTAATCTGGCTCGCGTGTCACCTTCTCAATCGAAGAAGTCGCCGAGAGTGCCGATGAAGACGGTTCTTCCCACCACGAAATCGCGCGGTCGCGAACGGGGAACATTGATCCACGCCTGGATGGAACAAGTCGTCTGGATCGAGAATCAGCCGCCCGAAGATGTCATGAGAAGGAGTTCGATCGCATACAGCTTCTCCTCTCAGGAATTAGACGGCGTGTATGCGGACTTTCTAAGGATGCTCCAGCGATCGGAAGTCAGAAAACTTCTCTCAGACGCGGAGTACCGAGCGAGCGTCTATTCATTGTTTCCTGAGAAACTGCAGGAAACGATTCAAAGTAAAGATGTCGTGATTGAGGTCCGCAATGAACGTAGATTTTCCGTTCCGGACAGAAACGGCCTGCTGGTCGGAAGTCTCGATCGACTCGTCACCTTCCGCGTCGATGGGCAAGTTGTGGCAGCGGATATCATCGACTTCAAAACAGATGGAATCGGCAACGACGTGATCGAATTTGAGGACCGGATGCAGGTCTACCGTCCTCAGCTGCGAAGTTATCGCCGGGCTGTCGAGAAGTTGTATGGGATTCCGCAGGAGTGCATCGCCGCCAGGATCGTCCTGCTTGCTGCCGGACGTGTGATTGAAGTTGATCCGTAA
- a CDS encoding PD-(D/E)XK nuclease family protein produces the protein MDAEKRVRRAVLDWSRPALHSAAREVIDRFAAGPDRDLSGVMCVFPGKQAGRRFLEILTDLTDGRFIPPEILTVGQLPERLYTPKKPFATLLTQQAAWAQALKKLDPSDLREVVPSPPEEEDVDGWLRLGDVLRRQHRELTADRLDFDDVAKRGESLEGFDETRRWEVLSQVQKLYLEILDGLNLWDQQTARISAIEFKEFATDDEIVLVGMVDLNQTQRGMLAAVADRLTVMVHASPEWVNERFDTFGCVKPGAWKSVSIPIDDSQVQIVDGMKEQSDAVAWSLSELSSEFAMNEITLGVPDDRIVAHLRRTLAAVEIPVHWGIERTLPDSAPYQLLEAIADYLQGESVDDFSRLIRHPDIAHWLSQHDLPFDWLTRWDIYVSQHLQRTTRILPGKKRAVDFASKLVRSISDLIKPLNRAPKPLTDWIEPIGKLFEAVYAEREIHIEDSEDQLLRQAIETIFNAWTEHEKLPESLVPVLSAADAIRLTLTQVQQEFLASSSDEPSIQLYGWLDLALDDAPAVIITSVNEGYIPSSVNHDLFLPNRLRVHLGLEDNDRRYARDAYSLSSILSSRKQVKLISSKHDIRQEPLAPSRLLFATEPHEIARRVVRYFDEQDQTLNRAPIGLTTDRNESDFHIPRPVAGAAEKTSFSVTEFRHYLASPYRYYLNQILRLEEVTDDPVELDPAGFGSLIHAVLEDFGRSDAALQTDPARISEFLNECLNEKVKAEYGSDPLFPIAVQVEQIRHRLDGFARWQAEWIRMGWKIRHTEYGNQKHVSFPLDDGRKIKLRGRIDRIDFNEKTGEWAILDYKTGDSGMAPEKTHRWKEEWVDLQLPLYRHLAKPLGVTGTVKLGYVTLPKTESLIGAQLAEWTEEELKDADRVTRETASKILDGEFWVELEKTPDWYEQFSAICQDYIFEREAIV, from the coding sequence ATGGATGCTGAAAAGAGGGTTCGTAGAGCGGTATTAGACTGGTCCCGGCCAGCTCTTCACTCTGCGGCACGTGAGGTCATCGATCGTTTTGCCGCGGGACCGGATCGAGATTTGTCCGGTGTGATGTGTGTGTTTCCCGGAAAACAGGCGGGCCGACGGTTTCTTGAGATCCTCACCGACTTGACCGATGGACGCTTTATTCCTCCCGAAATTCTGACCGTCGGACAGCTTCCGGAACGGCTCTATACACCGAAAAAGCCCTTCGCAACTCTTCTCACGCAGCAGGCTGCCTGGGCTCAGGCGTTGAAAAAACTCGATCCCTCCGATCTCCGTGAGGTCGTCCCCAGCCCGCCGGAAGAAGAAGACGTCGACGGTTGGCTTCGACTGGGAGACGTACTCAGGCGGCAGCATCGAGAACTCACCGCTGACCGGCTCGATTTTGATGACGTGGCGAAACGAGGCGAAAGTCTCGAAGGGTTTGACGAGACTCGACGTTGGGAGGTGTTGTCTCAGGTTCAGAAATTGTATCTGGAGATTCTGGATGGCTTGAACCTCTGGGATCAGCAGACCGCCCGGATTTCTGCCATCGAATTCAAAGAGTTCGCGACTGATGACGAGATCGTACTCGTCGGGATGGTTGATCTGAACCAGACGCAGCGAGGCATGCTGGCGGCAGTCGCGGATCGACTCACGGTGATGGTCCATGCATCGCCGGAGTGGGTTAATGAGCGATTCGATACATTCGGTTGCGTGAAACCGGGAGCGTGGAAATCAGTTTCCATTCCAATCGACGATTCACAGGTGCAGATTGTCGACGGGATGAAAGAGCAATCCGATGCTGTGGCATGGTCGCTGTCGGAGCTTTCTTCCGAGTTCGCGATGAACGAAATCACGCTAGGAGTACCGGACGATCGCATCGTTGCCCATTTGAGACGAACCCTCGCTGCCGTCGAAATCCCGGTTCATTGGGGAATTGAGAGAACTCTTCCCGATTCCGCTCCTTATCAACTGCTCGAAGCGATCGCAGATTACCTTCAAGGGGAATCCGTCGACGATTTCTCCCGGCTGATCCGCCATCCGGATATTGCTCACTGGTTGTCACAACATGATTTGCCATTCGACTGGCTGACGAGGTGGGACATCTACGTCTCCCAACACCTCCAACGCACAACCCGCATTCTTCCGGGGAAAAAACGGGCCGTCGATTTCGCTTCAAAGCTTGTTCGGAGCATTTCCGATCTCATCAAACCGCTCAACCGAGCTCCAAAGCCTTTGACGGATTGGATCGAGCCGATCGGAAAGTTGTTCGAAGCTGTCTACGCAGAGCGTGAAATTCACATCGAAGACAGCGAAGACCAACTTCTCCGTCAGGCAATCGAAACTATTTTCAACGCCTGGACCGAACACGAAAAACTTCCGGAATCGCTCGTTCCCGTTCTGAGTGCTGCGGACGCGATTCGGCTCACGCTTACTCAAGTTCAACAGGAATTCCTTGCGAGCAGTTCAGACGAGCCCTCAATTCAGTTGTATGGTTGGCTCGATCTTGCACTCGATGACGCTCCTGCGGTGATCATCACTTCAGTGAATGAAGGCTACATTCCCTCGTCCGTTAATCACGATCTGTTCTTGCCAAATCGGTTGCGAGTGCATCTGGGGCTCGAAGACAACGACCGTCGATACGCGCGTGATGCGTATTCGTTGAGTTCGATTCTCTCATCGCGAAAGCAGGTCAAGCTGATCTCCTCAAAGCACGACATTCGGCAAGAACCTCTGGCTCCCAGTCGACTTCTGTTCGCGACGGAACCTCACGAAATCGCTCGCCGTGTTGTGCGATATTTCGATGAGCAGGATCAAACGCTGAATCGGGCTCCGATCGGATTGACGACTGACAGAAACGAGTCGGACTTTCATATTCCCCGTCCAGTAGCCGGAGCTGCCGAAAAGACGTCTTTCTCGGTGACAGAATTCCGGCATTACCTCGCATCACCGTATCGCTATTACCTCAATCAGATTCTCCGGCTCGAAGAGGTCACCGACGACCCGGTCGAACTTGATCCGGCGGGGTTCGGAAGCCTGATTCATGCTGTTCTCGAAGACTTCGGTCGAAGCGATGCAGCCCTTCAGACAGATCCAGCGAGGATTTCCGAGTTCCTCAACGAGTGTCTGAATGAGAAAGTCAAAGCAGAATACGGAAGCGATCCGCTGTTCCCTATCGCCGTTCAGGTCGAACAGATTCGGCACCGCCTCGATGGTTTTGCGAGATGGCAGGCCGAATGGATTCGCATGGGTTGGAAAATACGTCACACCGAATACGGGAATCAGAAACACGTCTCATTTCCGTTGGACGATGGAAGAAAAATCAAACTGAGAGGCCGCATCGACCGCATTGATTTCAATGAGAAAACCGGTGAATGGGCAATTCTTGACTACAAGACTGGCGATTCCGGCATGGCACCGGAAAAGACTCATCGCTGGAAAGAAGAGTGGGTCGATCTGCAGCTTCCACTTTATCGGCATCTCGCCAAACCGTTGGGAGTGACAGGGACTGTCAAGTTGGGTTACGTCACGCTTCCCAAGACGGAGTCGCTCATCGGGGCTCAACTCGCCGAATGGACTGAGGAAGAACTCAAAGATGCTGATCGCGTCACCCGTGAGACAGCTTCGAAAATCCTCGACGGAGAATTTTGGGTGGAACTGGAAAAGACTCCGGATTGGTATGAGCAGTTCTCAGCGATCTGTCAGGATTACATCTTCGAGCGCGAGGCGATCGTATGA
- a CDS encoding sugar nucleotide-binding protein, translating to MNKFLVVGVDTVVGANLALCLSDKYQVATWHPTDKFDIAGCDAMDPDAEPASVIEQSQPDWIIYCGSESRSAWEANTVDRIDESIVAQAAEWASAAKQSNARFAMVSSDAVFSGPWMFHDEESIGECQTLQAMTIRASEQAVLEHAQDALLIRSNVFGWSADPNETCWVENLIQTVRTHRVVEQDATRHATPILATDFAAIIERACAENLSGVFHIAGAERVSPLKFAQRLADQFGLPWLSVRKETTLMAPPREFAAGETSLQTKRIRKALCVAMPLLSEGLIRLREQQENGYCERLVGSRGKGQIAKAA from the coding sequence GTGAATAAGTTTCTCGTCGTCGGAGTCGACACAGTCGTCGGAGCCAATCTCGCGCTTTGCTTGTCCGATAAATATCAGGTCGCCACCTGGCATCCTACTGACAAGTTTGACATCGCAGGTTGCGACGCCATGGATCCAGACGCTGAACCAGCAAGCGTCATCGAACAATCGCAGCCCGACTGGATTATCTACTGCGGATCGGAATCACGATCCGCCTGGGAAGCAAACACCGTTGATCGAATCGACGAGTCCATCGTCGCCCAAGCTGCCGAGTGGGCTTCAGCTGCCAAGCAGAGCAATGCTCGATTCGCGATGGTCTCTTCGGATGCAGTCTTTAGTGGACCGTGGATGTTCCACGATGAAGAGAGCATTGGAGAGTGCCAGACTCTGCAAGCCATGACGATTCGAGCTTCCGAGCAAGCCGTTCTGGAACACGCTCAAGACGCGCTCCTCATTCGCAGCAACGTCTTCGGCTGGTCAGCAGATCCCAACGAAACATGCTGGGTCGAGAATCTGATTCAAACCGTTCGTACACATCGTGTGGTCGAACAGGATGCGACACGCCATGCGACTCCGATTCTGGCGACGGACTTCGCCGCGATCATCGAGCGAGCGTGTGCGGAAAACCTCTCCGGTGTCTTTCATATCGCGGGAGCAGAACGCGTGAGCCCGCTGAAATTCGCTCAACGTCTCGCTGACCAATTCGGCCTTCCGTGGCTCTCTGTCCGCAAAGAAACCACTCTCATGGCTCCTCCGCGTGAGTTTGCTGCGGGAGAAACATCGCTGCAGACGAAACGCATTCGCAAAGCGTTGTGCGTCGCGATGCCACTCCTTTCCGAAGGCCTGATTCGACTTCGTGAACAGCAGGAAAACGGATACTGCGAACGCCTGGTCGGTTCACGCGGCAAAGGACAAATCGCGAAAGCTGCTTAA
- a CDS encoding PDZ domain-containing protein, with protein sequence MYWKVVAVATMAFALNSIAQVSLADESVVEDADLESVIRNLTSESFVVREGARRRLTALSEAQIPKLGQAVRDADSEQAGRIVDILEVIFLGDEGWRGEIAERVLEDLRNAGGVASIDAGEVLRANARLRESRARQAIEKLGGEFVYYAPDANIQGLWLFESSVAVLPGIGVGFGPPSVLKSVYLHEDWSGTKEDLWHLQRLSNHRDLTVYLIEGASVSVNDLFVLAASLPGLSIQERGACLGIQGDNTGGLCAVGEVVEGSAAADAGLQPNDLIIGLNKTPIRNFPHLVEELKAFDVGDQVIFAVIRGRDRLVIPVTLGSWRSVSQRSQYVASPPEPFGGPLKSEESNVEEVAVPGRPPSPELPSKAPGDGEAENVEPVPTPDTKEKDDSAEGSTEPSGVESEDRSNEEE encoded by the coding sequence ATGTACTGGAAGGTTGTGGCTGTCGCGACGATGGCATTCGCACTGAATTCGATTGCTCAGGTTTCGCTGGCTGACGAATCCGTCGTTGAGGATGCCGATCTTGAGTCTGTGATCAGAAATCTGACCAGCGAGTCTTTCGTTGTGCGCGAAGGAGCTCGTCGCCGACTGACAGCGCTTTCGGAAGCGCAGATTCCGAAACTCGGACAAGCGGTTCGAGACGCTGATTCTGAACAAGCTGGTCGAATCGTCGATATTCTGGAAGTGATCTTTCTGGGCGATGAAGGCTGGCGAGGTGAAATCGCAGAACGAGTTCTCGAAGATCTACGAAATGCAGGCGGAGTTGCCTCAATCGATGCCGGTGAGGTCCTACGCGCGAATGCTCGCCTTCGCGAATCGCGAGCGCGGCAGGCGATCGAAAAGCTGGGAGGCGAATTCGTTTATTATGCTCCCGATGCGAACATTCAAGGCCTCTGGCTTTTTGAATCGAGCGTCGCAGTTCTGCCCGGAATCGGCGTGGGGTTCGGACCTCCGTCTGTCCTGAAATCCGTTTACCTTCACGAAGACTGGTCCGGGACCAAGGAAGATCTTTGGCATCTGCAGCGACTCTCTAATCACCGCGATTTAACGGTCTATCTCATCGAAGGGGCCAGTGTCAGCGTTAATGATTTGTTCGTTCTGGCAGCATCTTTGCCGGGGTTGTCGATTCAGGAACGCGGGGCGTGTCTTGGAATTCAGGGAGACAACACGGGCGGGCTGTGCGCTGTGGGAGAAGTCGTTGAAGGAAGTGCTGCTGCCGATGCGGGACTTCAGCCGAACGATTTAATCATTGGACTCAACAAGACTCCGATTCGAAACTTTCCGCATCTCGTTGAGGAACTGAAAGCGTTCGACGTCGGAGATCAGGTCATTTTCGCAGTCATTCGAGGCAGAGACCGACTGGTCATTCCGGTGACCCTAGGATCGTGGCGATCAGTTTCTCAGCGAAGTCAATATGTTGCGAGTCCACCGGAGCCTTTCGGCGGCCCTCTCAAGTCTGAGGAATCTAACGTCGAAGAAGTCGCTGTACCTGGCAGACCACCCAGCCCGGAATTGCCATCTAAGGCTCCCGGCGATGGCGAAGCGGAAAATGTAGAGCCGGTTCCGACGCCGGATACAAAAGAAAAAGACGACTCTGCCGAGGGGTCAACAGAGCCGTCTGGGGTCGAATCAGAAGATCGCTCGAACGAGGAGGAATGA
- a CDS encoding sulfatase, with protein sequence MFAVQMLGNFHRGLSFFALLVAAFVFDGSERLAANEPPNILIIMADDCTYSDLPMYGGENAKTPNLDRLAAQSLVFNRAYLSEAMCQPCRAELYSGQYPMRNGCAWNHSSSRPTTTSLPQHLEPLGYRVGLAGKVHVLPPKAFPFESVAGFDKNCVRNPTTAHDLSGVSEFISREKQEPFCLVVALVEPHVPWVMGDPSQYPPAKLKLPPNLADTERTRDDYSRYLAEITYMDSQIGDLLQVLEASGKADDTLVLFTSEQGAQFPGCKWTNWDTGLHTALVARWPGKVSPGIRTDALVQYADVAPTLVELAGGNPKDHQYDGTSFAGVLTGESDEHRQFVYGVHNNIPEGPAYPTRTISDGTFRLIENLTPDAIYIEKHLMGSRGDGSLNNPYWATWVWDSAESPETYNLVKRYTSRPAKELYKTSDDPYELTNLADLPEYSAIQNRLETELERWMNEQGDPGIAQDTKEAHQAAKKGKHLYFPKD encoded by the coding sequence ATGTTCGCAGTTCAAATGTTAGGCAATTTTCATCGAGGACTCAGTTTCTTCGCGCTGCTGGTCGCCGCTTTTGTATTTGACGGAAGTGAACGGCTGGCCGCGAATGAACCTCCGAACATTCTGATCATCATGGCGGATGACTGCACTTACAGCGATTTGCCGATGTACGGAGGCGAGAACGCGAAGACTCCGAATCTCGATCGGCTCGCCGCCCAAAGCCTTGTCTTCAATCGAGCTTACCTGAGTGAAGCGATGTGTCAGCCCTGCCGAGCTGAGTTGTATTCGGGACAGTATCCGATGCGAAATGGATGTGCGTGGAACCATTCATCAAGTCGTCCAACAACGACTAGCCTCCCGCAACACTTGGAGCCGCTTGGATATCGAGTCGGGCTGGCAGGCAAAGTTCATGTTCTTCCTCCAAAAGCCTTTCCTTTCGAATCAGTAGCTGGGTTCGACAAGAACTGTGTTCGCAATCCAACGACCGCCCACGACCTTTCAGGCGTCAGCGAATTCATCAGCCGGGAAAAACAGGAACCGTTTTGCCTCGTGGTGGCGCTCGTCGAACCTCACGTTCCGTGGGTGATGGGAGATCCATCTCAATACCCTCCTGCGAAACTCAAGCTTCCGCCGAACCTCGCTGATACTGAACGCACGCGAGATGACTATTCCCGCTACCTTGCCGAGATCACTTACATGGACTCACAAATCGGCGATTTGTTGCAAGTTCTGGAAGCATCCGGCAAAGCTGACGACACGCTCGTTCTGTTCACGTCCGAACAAGGAGCACAGTTCCCGGGATGCAAATGGACCAACTGGGACACCGGGTTGCACACCGCCCTGGTTGCTCGCTGGCCCGGAAAAGTCTCACCCGGAATTAGGACCGACGCTCTCGTTCAATACGCTGACGTGGCCCCCACTTTGGTCGAGTTGGCTGGCGGAAATCCGAAAGATCACCAATACGATGGAACCAGCTTCGCTGGTGTTCTGACCGGTGAAAGCGATGAACATCGCCAGTTCGTGTACGGAGTTCACAACAACATTCCAGAGGGCCCCGCTTATCCCACTCGGACCATCAGCGACGGGACTTTTCGCCTCATCGAAAATCTCACGCCCGATGCCATCTACATCGAAAAACACCTGATGGGATCACGGGGAGATGGTTCGCTCAATAACCCGTACTGGGCAACCTGGGTCTGGGACAGTGCAGAGAGCCCGGAAACTTACAACCTTGTGAAGCGTTACACTTCCCGCCCAGCCAAGGAACTCTACAAGACTTCCGATGACCCATACGAACTGACCAACCTGGCAGACCTTCCGGAGTATTCAGCGATACAGAATCGACTCGAAACCGAACTCGAACGCTGGATGAACGAGCAAGGTGACCCGGGAATTGCTCAAGACACGAAAGAAGCCCATCAGGCAGCAAAAAAAGGAAAGCATCTCTACTTTCCGAAAGACTGA